The region ACGCCCAACTGAACACCAAGGACTTCATCCTGATCAACGTCCATGTTCCCTATGAGGATGAATTTCAGCGCACCGACCTCTCCGTGTCCTTTAATCAGATAGAGAGCGCCCCAGCCCTACCTCGTGAGAAAAATGCCGGACTCGTGATCTACTGCCGCTCGAGCCGCATGAGTGCCCTGGCCGCGCGCGCCCTCGTTCGCGGGGGCTACACCAACGTGCGTGAGTTGCGCGGCGGCATGAACGCCTGGACAGCAGCAGGCTGTGGGCTGAAATTCTCCTCGGGCGCATCCCTCCTTCAGCCGACCGCCGTCCCCACTGTAAGCTCTCCTAAGGGCCAGCTATGACGGCTGGGGTAAACCTCGATCTCATCCTCGCCGCTTGGTTCGGCCTTACGGCGCTGTCGGTTGCTTACGTCGCTTGGGACGCCTTCACCCGTAACCCAGAGCTGAAGGTCATGAAGTGGGGATGGCTGCTCGTCACGCTTTACACCGGCCCCGTCGGTGCGGCGCTGTACATCTTGGCGTGCCAAGAACCGATTCCCGGTACCCACGAAACCTTTATCCAGCCGCTGTGGAAACAGGGGTTGGGCTCAACGATTCACTGCATGGCGGGGGACGCTACTGGCATCATCGTGGCTGCAGCGATCACCATGGCGCTGGGGCTGCCGATGTGGCTGGACGTGATCAGCGAGTACGTCTTCGGCTTCCTGTTCGGGCTGCTGGTCTTTCAGGCCCTCTTCATGCGCGACATGCTGGGCGGCTCGTACCTCTGGGCGGTGCGGCGTTCGTTTTTGCCCGAGTGGCTCTCGATGAACGCCGTAATGGCTGGCATGATCCCCACCATGGTGATTCTAATGAGCCGCGACATTAGGGCAATGGAGCCGACTTCACTGCGCTTCTGGGGCGTGATGAGTCTGGCCACCTTGGTCGGCTTGGTGCTCGCGTACCCGGTCAACGTCTGGCTGGTGGCGGGCAAGTTGAAACACGGCATGGGTACAGTGCGTGCCCTGGGCCAAGGCGGTCACGATCTGGCCACCGAACAACGCGCAACAGAGCCACCCATGGGCCTAGCGGCGGCCAACACCCACGCCACCATGAAGGGAATGTGACATGAACGATCACCCAGATGCACCATCATCCGCTCCAGAACCTGGTGGCATGCTTATAGCCCCCAGCGTCACGCGGCCTCAGATTACGGCTATCACCCTCCTGAGCGTCCTGGCCCTCGCGGCGGGTGTCGGCCTGGCCGCTGGGTACGGTGACCTGGGCATGAGTACCCGCAGCATGGCCAGGAGCCAGGGCATGTCAGGAACGGACATGGGAGGTGGCGCTCCCATCAACTCAGTCCCCGCTGATTCGCAAACCATGCCCGGCATGGACATGGGCGGAGCGTCATCCACGGCGGCCTCGACGCCTGCACCACTCAGTCAGCTGCCGGAAACGCCCCTCCAGACGCCGACCCGCATGGGCACGCTGGTCATGCCGCCGGGCATGATCATGACTAAGTCAATGAGCATGGACGCGATGCGCGACATGGCCGCCGTGGATCTGAACTTGGTGACCTACGCGGCGCCGCCAGAGGCGCGGGGGGATCAGCCCCTGACGCCCACCACCGTCGACGGCGTCAAAGTGTTCAACTTTGAAACCTCACTGATTCGCTGGAACATCCTGCCGGATGTGCAGGTGGCGGCTTACGCCGTGAACCGTCAGGTACCAGGGCCGCGTTTGCAGCTTA is a window of Deinococcus humi DNA encoding:
- a CDS encoding rhodanese-like domain-containing protein, whose amino-acid sequence is MIRTRTIVTLMALSGTALAHPAGQTVRVPGGSYSQVSPQRLYAQLNTKDFILINVHVPYEDEFQRTDLSVSFNQIESAPALPREKNAGLVIYCRSSRMSALAARALVRGGYTNVRELRGGMNAWTAAGCGLKFSSGASLLQPTAVPTVSSPKGQL
- a CDS encoding DUF4396 domain-containing protein, whose amino-acid sequence is MTAGVNLDLILAAWFGLTALSVAYVAWDAFTRNPELKVMKWGWLLVTLYTGPVGAALYILACQEPIPGTHETFIQPLWKQGLGSTIHCMAGDATGIIVAAAITMALGLPMWLDVISEYVFGFLFGLLVFQALFMRDMLGGSYLWAVRRSFLPEWLSMNAVMAGMIPTMVILMSRDIRAMEPTSLRFWGVMSLATLVGLVLAYPVNVWLVAGKLKHGMGTVRALGQGGHDLATEQRATEPPMGLAAANTHATMKGM